One genomic window of Deltaproteobacteria bacterium includes the following:
- a CDS encoding class I SAM-dependent methyltransferase, whose translation MERHRQISSGVDLSFDHVIAPTTWKLLEDCNRSIVLDVGSGTGEFTAQLAKAAERVVAIEPAQASTVVARSVCKTMTNVRFVEAPLEDALDQLVDVRATMAVAVMSLMTAPDLRRVADALYQVLRPGGRFAAVLTHPCFWPKYWGYNDAPWFNYETETFIEAPFAISKCATEFVTTHIHRPLEQYTATFSDAGFQLERLLEPMPRDEVQALYPERWAFPRFMGLRWARVA comes from the coding sequence GTGGAGCGCCACCGGCAGATTTCGTCTGGTGTCGATCTTAGTTTCGACCATGTTATTGCGCCAACAACCTGGAAGTTGCTGGAAGATTGCAATCGGTCGATTGTGCTTGATGTAGGATCGGGAACAGGAGAATTCACCGCGCAACTTGCGAAAGCAGCTGAAAGAGTTGTTGCGATAGAACCTGCGCAAGCCAGTACGGTAGTGGCTCGGAGCGTTTGCAAAACTATGACGAATGTCCGATTCGTTGAAGCGCCGCTTGAAGATGCGTTAGATCAATTGGTTGATGTAAGGGCGACAATGGCGGTGGCGGTAATGAGTTTAATGACTGCACCAGATCTTCGGAGGGTTGCGGACGCCCTCTATCAAGTTCTGAGGCCCGGAGGACGCTTTGCGGCCGTTCTCACCCACCCGTGCTTTTGGCCGAAGTATTGGGGGTACAATGATGCGCCTTGGTTCAATTACGAAACTGAGACATTCATCGAGGCGCCGTTCGCGATTTCGAAGTGCGCGACTGAGTTCGTCACCACACATATTCATCGTCCGTTGGAACAATACACAGCTACGTTTTCGGACGCAGGATTTCAACTAGAGAGGTTATTGGAACCAATGCCAAGGGATGAGGTGCAAGCACTGTATCCCGAACGATGGGCCTTTCCGCGGTTTATGGGGTTGAGGTGGGCGAGGGTGGCGTGA
- a CDS encoding Eco57I restriction-modification methylase domain-containing protein gives MMKKAVAELEERRLALQEELDAKRDSAVRNRMGQFATPTGLAVDIQRYAKAHLGKNTRVRFIDPAIGTGSFYSALLDVFPQTRIGAAVGYEIDPHYGGPSAKLWGATGLDIRLEDFTRAEAPEAATKFNLLICNPPYVRHHHIDNGEKQRLKLRTQDACGVEINGLAGLYCYFLGLSHVWMADGSLAGWLIPSEFMDVNYGVSVKRYLLDKVTLLHIHRFDPSDVQFGDALVSSAVVWFRNEQPRIGHEVRFTYGGTLERPKLERLVPVETLRRERKWTGYPVKERPEVAAGPVLGDFFKIKRGLATGNNSYFILSVQEIERRVLPMEAFKPILPSPRFVLDDEIKGDLRGNPVLERRLFLLDPPWTENEIKERYPKLWAYLEEGKAEGIADRYLCRHRTLWYTQEFRPPAPFVCTYLGRSDKKSGRPFRFILNNSKATAANVYLMLYPKAPIERALQERPQLKRKVWEFLNEISPQAMLGEGRVYGGGLHKLEPNELGNVPAKAIAELLPGSAQPPREKQVEMFEESVP, from the coding sequence ATGATGAAGAAAGCAGTTGCGGAGCTAGAGGAGCGACGGCTGGCCCTGCAGGAAGAGCTGGACGCGAAGAGGGACTCGGCCGTGCGGAACCGGATGGGGCAGTTCGCGACGCCGACCGGCCTGGCGGTGGATATACAGCGCTATGCCAAGGCGCATCTCGGTAAGAACACGAGAGTGCGGTTCATAGACCCGGCGATCGGGACGGGCTCTTTCTATTCGGCGTTGCTGGACGTGTTCCCGCAAACCCGTATCGGTGCTGCTGTGGGGTATGAGATCGACCCGCATTACGGCGGACCGTCGGCGAAGTTATGGGGCGCGACCGGGCTGGATATCCGCCTGGAGGACTTCACACGAGCTGAAGCGCCGGAGGCTGCAACAAAGTTCAACCTGTTGATCTGTAACCCGCCCTATGTGCGGCATCACCATATTGACAACGGCGAGAAACAGCGGCTGAAGCTGCGCACGCAGGACGCCTGCGGGGTGGAGATCAACGGACTGGCCGGGTTGTATTGCTATTTCTTGGGTTTAAGCCATGTGTGGATGGCCGATGGCAGTTTAGCGGGGTGGTTGATTCCGAGCGAGTTCATGGACGTGAATTACGGCGTCTCGGTGAAGCGCTACTTACTTGACAAGGTGACGCTTCTGCACATTCATCGCTTCGATCCGAGCGATGTGCAGTTCGGTGACGCGCTTGTGTCGTCAGCCGTGGTGTGGTTCCGCAACGAACAACCTCGGATAGGGCATGAAGTGCGATTCACCTATGGCGGAACGCTGGAACGGCCGAAGCTGGAACGGTTAGTGCCGGTGGAGACATTGCGCCGTGAACGAAAATGGACGGGCTATCCGGTGAAGGAACGCCCTGAAGTGGCCGCGGGGCCAGTGCTGGGCGATTTCTTCAAGATTAAGCGGGGTCTGGCTACGGGCAACAACAGCTACTTCATCCTGTCGGTGCAGGAGATCGAGCGACGCGTGTTGCCGATGGAAGCATTCAAGCCGATCCTGCCGAGCCCGCGCTTTGTACTGGACGACGAGATCAAGGGCGATCTGAGGGGCAACCCTGTGCTGGAACGGCGCTTGTTTCTGCTCGATCCTCCGTGGACGGAAAACGAGATTAAGGAACGCTATCCGAAGCTGTGGGCCTATCTGGAAGAAGGCAAGGCGGAAGGCATCGCCGATCGCTATCTCTGTCGGCATCGGACGCTGTGGTACACGCAGGAATTCCGACCGCCGGCGCCGTTCGTCTGCACCTATCTCGGCCGAAGCGACAAAAAGAGCGGGAGGCCATTTCGCTTTATTCTGAACAATTCGAAGGCGACCGCCGCGAATGTGTATTTGATGTTGTACCCGAAGGCACCTATCGAGCGCGCCTTGCAGGAGAGGCCGCAGTTAAAACGGAAGGTTTGGGAGTTCCTGAACGAGATTTCCCCGCAGGCGATGCTGGGAGAAGGCCGCGTGTACGGTGGAGGACTGCACAAGCTAGAGCCGAACGAGCTCGGGAACGTCCCGGCGAAGGCGATCGCCGAGTTGTTGCCCGGATCGGCTCAGCCGCCACGGGAAAAGCAAGTCGAGATGTTCGAGGAATCGGTCCCGTAA